From a single Mus musculus strain C57BL/6J chromosome 12, GRCm38.p6 C57BL/6J genomic region:
- the Serpina3b gene encoding serine protease inhibitor A3B precursor, with product MAFIAALGLLMAEICPAVICCSDGTLGMHNAVQKGQDTQKQLDSLTLASINTDFAFSFYKELALKNPHKNIAFSPFGIATALNSLTLGAKGNTLEEILEVLKFNLTETSEADIHQGFKHLLQRLSHPGDQVQIRTGNALFVEKHLQILAEFKEKARALYHTEVFTANFQQPHEAMKLINSYMSNQTQGKIKELVSDMDGNTSMVIVNDLFFKAEWMVPFNSDDTFMGKFIVDRSRHVKVPMMKTKNLRTPYFRDEELKCTVVELNYKGNGKAMFILPDQGKMQQVEASLQPGTLKKWRKSLRPRKIKELHLPKFSLSQHYNLEDILPELGIRELFSTQADLSGITGVKNITVSEMIHSTELDMTEKGTEGDAITIVGYNFMSAKLKPVFVKFEDQFLYIVLDQGDLWIHVMGKVINPSEK from the exons ATGGCCTTCATTGCAGCTCTAGGGCTCTTAATGGCTGAGATCTGCCCTGCTGTCATCTGCTGCTCAGATGGCACACTAGGAATGCACAATGCAGTCCAGAAAGGCCAGGACACTCAAAAACAACTGGACAGTTTAACACTGGCTTCCATCAACACTGACTTTGCCTTCAGTTTCTACAAGGAGCTAGCTTTGaagaatccacataaaaatatTGCCTTCTCTCCCTTTGGCATCGCAACTGCTCTGAACTCCTTGACTCTGGGAGCAAAGGGCAACACCTTGGAAGAGATTCTAGAAGTTCTTAAATTCAATCTGACAGAAACATCTGAGGCAGACATCCACCAGGGCTTTAAGCACCTCCTACAGAGGCTCAGCCATCCAGGGGACCAGGTACAGATCAGGACAGGCAATGCCCTGTTTGTTGAAAAGCACCTGCAGATCCTGGCAGAGTTCAAGGAGAAGGCAAGGGCTCTGTACCACACTGAGGTCTTCACAGCCAACTTCCAGCAGCCTCATGAAGCTATGAAGCTCATCAATAGCTATATGAGCAATCAGACCCAGGGGAAGATCAAGGAACTGGTCTCAGACATGGATGGCAATACATCTATGGTGATAGTGAATGATCTCTTTTTTAAAG CGGAATGGATGGTGCCTTTTAACTCTGATGACACGTTCATGGGAAAATTCATAGTGGACAGGAGTAGGCATGTGAAAGTGCCAATGATGAAAACTAAGAACCTGAGGACACCCTACTTCCGGGATGAAGAGCTGAAATGCACTGTGGTGGAGCTGAACTACAAAGGCAATGGCAAGGCCATGTTCATCCTCCCTGACCAGGGCAAGATGCAGCAGGTGGAAGCCAGCTTACAACCAGGGACCCTGAAGAAGTGGAGGAAATCTTTGAGGCCCAG GAAGATAAAAGAGCTCCACTTACCCAAGTTCTCCTTATCCCAACACTACAACCTAGAAGACATCCTTCCAGAGCTGGGTATCAGGGAACTCTTCTCCACACAGGCTGACCTTTCTGGCATCACAGGAGTGAAGAACATAACAGTCTCTGAG ATGATCCACAGCACTGAGCTGGACATGACTGAGAAAGGCACAGAAGGAGATGCAATCACAATAGTCGGATACAACTTCATGTCTGCAAAACTTAAACCTGTGTTTGTTAAATTTGAGGACCAATTCCTGTACATTGTTTTAGATCAAGGTGATTTGTGGATCCATGTAATGGGCAAGGTTATCAACCCCTCAGAAAAGTAG
- the Serpina3b gene encoding serine protease inhibitor A3B isoform X2, with the protein MVPFNSDDTFMGKFIVDRSRHVKVPMMKTKNLRTPYFRDEELKCTVVELNYKGNGKAMFILPDQGKMQQVEASLQPGTLKKWRKSLRPRKIKELHLPKFSLSQHYNLEDILPELGIRELFSTQADLSGITGVKNITVSEMIHSTELDMTEKGTEGDAITIVGYNFMSAKLKPVFVKFEDQFLYIVLDQGDLWIHVMGKVINPSEK; encoded by the exons ATGGTGCCTTTTAACTCTGATGACACGTTCATGGGAAAATTCATAGTGGACAGGAGTAGGCATGTGAAAGTGCCAATGATGAAAACTAAGAACCTGAGGACACCCTACTTCCGGGATGAAGAGCTGAAATGCACTGTGGTGGAGCTGAACTACAAAGGCAATGGCAAGGCCATGTTCATCCTCCCTGACCAGGGCAAGATGCAGCAGGTGGAAGCCAGCTTACAACCAGGGACCCTGAAGAAGTGGAGGAAATCTTTGAGGCCCAG GAAGATAAAAGAGCTCCACTTACCCAAGTTCTCCTTATCCCAACACTACAACCTAGAAGACATCCTTCCAGAGCTGGGTATCAGGGAACTCTTCTCCACACAGGCTGACCTTTCTGGCATCACAGGAGTGAAGAACATAACAGTCTCTGAG ATGATCCACAGCACTGAGCTGGACATGACTGAGAAAGGCACAGAAGGAGATGCAATCACAATAGTCGGATACAACTTCATGTCTGCAAAACTTAAACCTGTGTTTGTTAAATTTGAGGACCAATTCCTGTACATTGTTTTAGATCAAGGTGATTTGTGGATCCATGTAATGGGCAAGGTTATCAACCCCTCAGAAAAGTAG
- the Serpina3b gene encoding serine protease inhibitor A3B isoform X1, whose translation MAFIAALGLLMAEICPAVICCSDGTLGMHNAVQKGQDTQKQLDSLTLASINTDFAFSFYKELALKNPHKNIAFSPFGIATALNSLTLGAKGNTLEEILEVLKFNLTETSEADIHQGFKHLLQRLSHPGDQVQIRTGNALFVEKHLQILAEFKEKARALYHTEVFTANFQQPHEAMKLINSYMSNQTQGKIKELVSDMDGNTSMVIVNDLFFKAEWMVPFNSDDTFMGKFIVDRSRHVKVPMMKTKNLRTPYFRDEELKCTVVELNYKGNGKAMFILPDQGKMQQVEASLQPGTLKKWRKSLRPRKIKELHLPKFSLSQHYNLEDILPELGIRELFSTQADLSGITGVKNITVSEMIHSTELDMTEKGTEGDAITIVGYNFMSAKLKPVFVKFEDQFLYIVLDQALVEL comes from the exons ATGGCCTTCATTGCAGCTCTAGGGCTCTTAATGGCTGAGATCTGCCCTGCTGTCATCTGCTGCTCAGATGGCACACTAGGAATGCACAATGCAGTCCAGAAAGGCCAGGACACTCAAAAACAACTGGACAGTTTAACACTGGCTTCCATCAACACTGACTTTGCCTTCAGTTTCTACAAGGAGCTAGCTTTGaagaatccacataaaaatatTGCCTTCTCTCCCTTTGGCATCGCAACTGCTCTGAACTCCTTGACTCTGGGAGCAAAGGGCAACACCTTGGAAGAGATTCTAGAAGTTCTTAAATTCAATCTGACAGAAACATCTGAGGCAGACATCCACCAGGGCTTTAAGCACCTCCTACAGAGGCTCAGCCATCCAGGGGACCAGGTACAGATCAGGACAGGCAATGCCCTGTTTGTTGAAAAGCACCTGCAGATCCTGGCAGAGTTCAAGGAGAAGGCAAGGGCTCTGTACCACACTGAGGTCTTCACAGCCAACTTCCAGCAGCCTCATGAAGCTATGAAGCTCATCAATAGCTATATGAGCAATCAGACCCAGGGGAAGATCAAGGAACTGGTCTCAGACATGGATGGCAATACATCTATGGTGATAGTGAATGATCTCTTTTTTAAAG CGGAATGGATGGTGCCTTTTAACTCTGATGACACGTTCATGGGAAAATTCATAGTGGACAGGAGTAGGCATGTGAAAGTGCCAATGATGAAAACTAAGAACCTGAGGACACCCTACTTCCGGGATGAAGAGCTGAAATGCACTGTGGTGGAGCTGAACTACAAAGGCAATGGCAAGGCCATGTTCATCCTCCCTGACCAGGGCAAGATGCAGCAGGTGGAAGCCAGCTTACAACCAGGGACCCTGAAGAAGTGGAGGAAATCTTTGAGGCCCAG GAAGATAAAAGAGCTCCACTTACCCAAGTTCTCCTTATCCCAACACTACAACCTAGAAGACATCCTTCCAGAGCTGGGTATCAGGGAACTCTTCTCCACACAGGCTGACCTTTCTGGCATCACAGGAGTGAAGAACATAACAGTCTCTGAG ATGATCCACAGCACTGAGCTGGACATGACTGAGAAAGGCACAGAAGGAGATGCAATCACAATAGTCGGATACAACTTCATGTCTGCAAAACTTAAACCTGTGTTTGTTAAATTTGAGGACCAATTCCTGTACATTGTTTTAGATCAAG CCTTGGTGGAACTATGA